A genomic window from Companilactobacillus alimentarius DSM 20249 includes:
- the opp3b gene encoding oligopeptide ABC transporter permease, whose amino-acid sequence MTKYILKRILYLFLTLFIIATITFFMMKMLPGTPFSNQNRMSADQLKIVKAQYGLDQSVFVQYIRYIGGLLQGNLGTSFQFNNEPVTALIGQRIAPSMQIGAQAMVVGTIGGILLGALAAIRRNTWVDTLATFISILGLSIPSFVLAVLLQFYLAYKWKIYPVALWDNFQSSVLPTFALAALPLGTVARFMRTEMVDVLSSDYIELAKSKGNTNWGVVAKHALRNSLIPVITIIGPMAVSVMTGSMVVENIFSIPGIGEQFVKSITTNDYPTIMGLTIFYSFLLIIVYLIVDILYGLIDPRIRLGNGGKE is encoded by the coding sequence ATGACTAAATATATTCTCAAAAGAATTCTTTATTTATTCTTGACCCTTTTCATTATTGCGACGATAACATTCTTCATGATGAAAATGTTGCCTGGTACTCCATTCTCTAATCAGAACCGGATGTCAGCAGATCAATTGAAGATCGTTAAAGCTCAATATGGACTGGATCAATCGGTATTCGTTCAATACATTCGTTATATCGGAGGATTGCTCCAAGGAAACCTTGGTACTTCTTTCCAATTTAACAACGAACCTGTTACTGCCTTAATCGGCCAAAGAATTGCTCCATCAATGCAAATTGGTGCTCAAGCAATGGTCGTCGGTACTATTGGAGGAATCCTCCTTGGTGCTTTGGCTGCTATTCGTAGAAACACATGGGTTGATACACTTGCAACATTTATCTCTATTCTTGGTCTATCAATTCCATCTTTCGTTCTAGCTGTTCTTCTACAGTTCTATCTAGCCTACAAATGGAAGATTTACCCAGTTGCTCTTTGGGACAACTTCCAATCAAGTGTGCTTCCAACATTTGCTCTAGCAGCCTTGCCGCTAGGTACTGTTGCCAGATTCATGAGAACTGAAATGGTTGATGTTTTGAGTAGTGACTATATCGAACTTGCTAAGTCAAAAGGTAATACTAACTGGGGTGTCGTTGCCAAGCATGCCTTGCGTAACTCCTTGATCCCTGTTATTACTATCATCGGACCTATGGCTGTTTCAGTTATGACTGGTTCTATGGTTGTTGAGAATATCTTCTCAATTCCTGGTATCGGTGAACAATTCGTTAAATCAATTACTACTAATGACTACCCAACTATCATGGGACTTACAATCTTCTATTCATTCTTATTAATCATAGTTTACTTGATCGTCGATATCCTTTACGGACTAATCGATCCAAGAATTAGACTAGGAAATGGAGGTAAAGAATAA
- a CDS encoding peptide ABC transporter substrate-binding protein, whose product MKSKKYLLALLPIFLIALVLSGCGSATEKDSKDTLAINSGDVIATMDSSMNTDVIGAQHLTNTMEGLYRYDGKDLKPAIAKKVVKPTNNGKTYTFDLRHTEWSNGKPVTANDFVYAWRRTVDPKTASQYAYIYTGIKNADKINAGKKPVNTLGIKALGKYKFQVTLENAIPYFNTLMASSTFYPQYKPSVEKAGKQYGLNSKGMVFNGPFKLTNWNVSKNSWTEVKNNNYWNAKAVKLKKLKYYVVKDANTGLNLYDANRINRYEKLGGDTARQVSTYKTFSMDKQTGNFYLELNQKKYKFFRNEKIRRAISMSINREQLTNNVLGKTGGIEHTIVPVGMSYNPSTKVDFTKEKMLKSSDKYTEYNPKEAKKLWKEGIKETGQKNLSFTLLGDDTDNSKKQNEYLQGQMEKNLPGIKITLSNVPFKSRLDKSSSGNFDIVVTGWNADFPDPVTFLDIFTTGNVQNNGKYSNAQYDALINKSKTTDTTNEDARWQDLLQATKILTDDQGAIPLYQSYQANLTRSNVKGYRITPNGSYNLVTAYKK is encoded by the coding sequence ATGAAATCTAAGAAGTATTTACTTGCATTGTTACCGATATTTCTAATCGCTTTAGTTTTAAGTGGCTGTGGTTCTGCTACTGAAAAAGACAGTAAAGATACACTTGCAATTAACTCCGGCGACGTTATTGCAACTATGGATTCATCTATGAACACTGATGTCATTGGTGCTCAACATTTAACAAACACGATGGAGGGTCTATACAGATATGATGGTAAAGACCTCAAACCAGCTATCGCTAAAAAAGTTGTTAAGCCAACTAACAACGGTAAAACTTATACTTTTGATCTAAGACATACTGAATGGTCAAATGGTAAGCCTGTAACTGCTAATGATTTCGTCTACGCTTGGAGAAGAACCGTTGATCCTAAGACAGCTTCTCAATACGCCTACATTTATACTGGTATCAAGAATGCCGACAAAATCAACGCTGGTAAAAAGCCTGTAAATACTTTAGGTATTAAAGCCCTTGGTAAGTACAAGTTTCAAGTAACTTTGGAAAACGCAATTCCTTATTTCAATACCTTAATGGCTAGTTCAACTTTCTATCCTCAATACAAACCTTCAGTTGAAAAAGCTGGCAAACAATATGGTTTGAATAGTAAAGGTATGGTCTTCAATGGACCTTTCAAACTTACTAACTGGAATGTTTCTAAGAACAGTTGGACTGAGGTTAAAAATAATAACTATTGGAATGCCAAAGCCGTAAAATTAAAGAAATTAAAATATTACGTTGTTAAGGATGCCAATACCGGCTTAAACCTTTACGATGCTAACAGAATCAACCGTTATGAAAAACTTGGTGGAGATACAGCTCGTCAAGTATCCACCTACAAGACTTTCTCAATGGATAAACAAACTGGTAACTTCTATCTAGAACTTAACCAAAAGAAATACAAGTTCTTTAGAAATGAAAAGATCAGAAGAGCTATCTCAATGTCGATCAACCGTGAACAATTGACTAATAATGTTCTTGGTAAAACTGGTGGTATCGAGCATACGATTGTTCCAGTAGGAATGTCATATAATCCTTCAACTAAGGTCGACTTTACCAAAGAAAAGATGCTTAAATCTTCAGACAAGTACACTGAATACAATCCTAAAGAAGCTAAGAAGCTTTGGAAAGAGGGTATCAAAGAAACTGGTCAAAAGAATCTAAGCTTTACACTTCTTGGTGATGATACTGATAATTCAAAGAAACAAAATGAATACCTTCAAGGACAAATGGAAAAGAATTTGCCTGGTATCAAGATCACTTTATCAAACGTTCCATTTAAGTCACGTCTAGATAAATCTTCATCTGGTAACTTCGATATTGTTGTTACTGGTTGGAATGCCGATTTCCCAGATCCTGTTACCTTCTTAGATATCTTCACAACTGGCAACGTTCAAAATAATGGTAAATATTCAAACGCTCAATATGACGCTTTGATTAATAAATCTAAGACAACTGATACCACAAATGAAGATGCCAGATGGCAAGACCTATTACAAGCAACTAAGATTTTGACTGATGATCAAGGAGCTATTCCTTTGTATCAATCATATCAAGCTAACTTAACTAGAAGTAACGTTAAGGGTTACCGCATCACACCAAATGGTAGTTATAATCTAGTTACAGCTTACAAAAAATAA
- a CDS encoding flavodoxin, protein MRKRIIAFISAIVVILVAVVGYNLYNNRQTRSNSSTVGRQSSQQVTRSKTTKSNGNGKTLVVYFSRKEGVSGGPLKVGNTKVIADYIQQHTGADEYEIKAAKSYPKGYQATADQAQKEQENNARPKIKGSLPDVSKYDTVFVGAPVWWGEYPMIVRTFLDATDLNGKTVIPFTTHMGSGLGNTQEQLEKQYPKAKVRKGLGVEGTEAKNSKGTVDKWLNKLGY, encoded by the coding sequence ATGCGCAAGAGAATAATTGCTTTTATCAGTGCCATCGTAGTAATTTTAGTCGCAGTCGTCGGTTATAACTTATACAATAATCGCCAAACGAGAAGTAATTCTTCAACAGTTGGCAGACAGTCAAGTCAGCAGGTTACAAGAAGCAAGACCACGAAAAGCAATGGTAATGGGAAGACTTTGGTAGTCTATTTCTCTAGAAAAGAGGGAGTTTCTGGAGGTCCACTGAAAGTTGGAAACACAAAGGTTATTGCTGATTATATTCAACAACACACTGGTGCAGATGAATACGAAATAAAAGCAGCTAAATCTTATCCAAAGGGTTATCAGGCCACAGCTGACCAAGCTCAAAAAGAACAAGAAAATAATGCTCGACCAAAAATAAAGGGATCATTGCCAGATGTTAGTAAGTACGACACGGTCTTTGTAGGAGCTCCTGTTTGGTGGGGCGAATATCCAATGATCGTGCGGACATTTCTTGACGCTACGGATTTGAATGGCAAAACAGTTATTCCTTTTACCACTCACATGGGTTCTGGTTTAGGGAATACACAGGAACAACTAGAAAAACAGTATCCTAAGGCCAAGGTTCGTAAGGGTCTAGGGGTTGAAGGTACTGAAGCTAAAAATTCGAAAGGCACAGTCGATAAGTGGCTCAATAAATTAGGCTATTAA
- a CDS encoding ABC transporter ATP-binding protein has product MADEKQVIVSVKNLKQYFNIGKPNMVKAVDDVSFDIYKGETFGLVGESGSGKSTTGRSIIRLYNPTDGHIYFNGQDISKIKSHGPKMKEFRREMQMIFQDPYASLNPRMKVKDIIAEGLDVHHLVKNDQERDQRIRELLDMVNLNPEHMTRYPYEFSGGQRQRIGIARALAVDPQFIIADEPISALDVSIQAQVVNLMQDIQKKQGLTYLFIAHDLSMVKYISDRIAVMYRGKIVELAASDEIYNHPLHPYTQSLLSAIPVPDPEIEKQRTRIDFDHKRPFLDDQRLQEVFPGHFLYCNDEQAAKLKAGK; this is encoded by the coding sequence ATGGCAGATGAAAAACAAGTAATCGTATCCGTAAAAAATTTAAAACAATATTTTAACATTGGTAAACCTAACATGGTTAAAGCCGTTGATGATGTCTCCTTCGATATTTATAAAGGTGAAACTTTTGGATTAGTTGGTGAATCCGGTTCTGGTAAGAGTACGACTGGACGTTCAATCATCAGGCTCTACAATCCTACTGATGGTCACATCTATTTCAATGGTCAAGACATCAGTAAAATCAAGAGTCATGGTCCAAAGATGAAAGAATTCCGTCGTGAAATGCAAATGATCTTCCAAGACCCCTATGCTTCTTTGAATCCTAGAATGAAGGTCAAGGATATCATTGCTGAAGGACTTGACGTGCACCACTTAGTCAAAAACGACCAAGAACGTGATCAACGAATTCGTGAATTACTCGACATGGTTAACTTAAATCCAGAACACATGACACGTTACCCTTATGAGTTCTCTGGTGGTCAAAGACAGCGTATCGGGATTGCCCGTGCTCTAGCCGTTGATCCTCAATTCATCATCGCTGATGAACCAATTTCCGCTTTGGATGTTTCTATCCAAGCTCAAGTTGTTAATTTAATGCAAGACATTCAAAAGAAGCAAGGCTTAACTTATCTCTTTATCGCCCATGATCTTTCCATGGTTAAATACATTTCAGACCGTATCGCCGTTATGTATCGCGGTAAAATCGTTGAATTAGCTGCTTCTGATGAGATTTATAATCACCCGTTACATCCTTACACACAGAGTCTTCTTTCCGCTATTCCAGTCCCAGACCCTGAGATTGAAAAGCAAAGAACCAGAATCGACTTTGACCACAAACGTCCTTTCTTGGATGACCAAAGACTTCAGGAAGTATTTCCCGGACACTTCCTTTACTGTAACGATGAACAAGCAGCCAAATTAAAAGCTGGAAAATAA
- a CDS encoding ABC transporter permease translates to MEQIPQIPKEKFKLIHDENNKEQEKIGTPSLTYMQDVRRRLFKNKVAVVCLSLLSIIVVISIFAPIIAPHDPNAQQVTLSNLPPKLGNLNIPGMNGYQNMGGHMVDAYKQAGASKNDFYILGTDYLGRDLLSRIIYGTRLSLVVAVLATLVDLLIGVPYGIVSGWKGGRTDTFMQRIVEIVSSIPNLIVVILMMIILKPGLTSIVIAIAITGWVTMARLVRAQTFQLKEQEYILAARTLGESSTKIATKHLIPNLSSTIIIQTMFTIPNAIFFEAFLSFIGIGIPAPNASLGTLLSDGQKAFRFLPYQMWAPAIILSIIMIATNLLGDGLRDAFDPQSSEN, encoded by the coding sequence ATGGAACAGATTCCTCAAATTCCTAAGGAAAAATTTAAATTAATTCACGACGAAAATAATAAAGAACAAGAAAAGATCGGCACACCTTCACTTACCTACATGCAGGATGTTCGTCGTCGTTTGTTCAAAAATAAAGTGGCTGTCGTTTGTTTGTCACTTCTATCAATCATCGTCGTTATCTCTATCTTTGCCCCAATCATTGCTCCACACGATCCTAACGCTCAACAAGTTACACTTTCCAACTTGCCTCCTAAATTAGGTAATCTCAATATCCCTGGTATGAATGGTTACCAAAACATGGGTGGACATATGGTCGATGCTTATAAACAAGCAGGTGCTTCTAAAAATGACTTTTACATCTTAGGTACTGATTACCTTGGACGTGACTTGTTGTCAAGAATCATCTATGGTACTAGACTTTCATTAGTCGTTGCTGTTTTAGCTACACTAGTTGATCTTCTAATCGGGGTACCTTATGGTATCGTTTCTGGTTGGAAAGGTGGCAGAACTGATACATTCATGCAACGTATCGTTGAAATTGTTTCATCTATCCCTAACTTAATCGTTGTTATCTTAATGATGATCATTCTAAAACCTGGTTTGACATCAATCGTTATTGCGATTGCCATTACTGGTTGGGTCACCATGGCCCGGCTGGTGCGGGCGCAAACCTTCCAATTGAAAGAGCAAGAATATATTTTGGCAGCTAGAACTCTTGGTGAATCTTCAACTAAGATTGCTACTAAACACTTGATTCCTAACCTTTCATCAACAATTATTATTCAAACAATGTTTACAATTCCCAACGCCATCTTCTTTGAAGCCTTCCTAAGTTTCATTGGTATCGGTATTCCGGCACCAAACGCTTCATTAGGTACTCTTCTCTCAGATGGACAAAAGGCCTTTAGGTTCTTACCATATCAAATGTGGGCTCCAGCTATTATCTTGAGTATTATCATGATTGCCACTAACCTTCTTGGTGACGGTTTACGTGATGCCTTTGACCCACAATCATCAGAAAACTAA
- a CDS encoding elongation factor G, with product MKHIVAGIVAHVDAGKTTLSEALLYKAGQLRKLGRVDNGNAFLDSDDLEKKRGITIFSHQANLKYDNLQLTLLDTPGHVDFASQTEQVLSVLDYAILVVSATDGVQGYTRTLWNLLQRYQIPTFIFVNKMDSIGVEQKKTLVNLQKNLSKGCIAFNAPNDKLSEETLEEIALQDDDILNNFLETGSISSDIIQNMIKQRQVFPCFFGSALKLSGIDEFLNGFENWTQETKYSNEFGAKVFKISHDEKAERLTWVKVTGGTLHNKAVLFNEQKANQVRVYNGAKFETTQEVPAGFVCAITGLDKTYPGLGLGKQTNSQQPTIQPVLNYTVNPKDNDLHTCLTALRQLEDEDPQLHVAWSNHLQEIRVQIMGEVQLEILQQILLDRFDLDINFDEGSILYKETITKKVEGVGHFEPLRHYAEVHLLLEPNPNHGLSLDSHCNLDVLARNWQHQVLTNLKAKEHLGVLIGAPITDMKITLINGKANNVHSVGGDFREATWRAVRQGLMMLKKQDACQLLEPWYQFRLEITQDQVGRAMNDIQKMHGTFNDPDVLTDNTQLAVLTGFAPVSEMQGYSKEVTAYTHGQGHLEVIVDKFRPCHNEEEIIIDRDYHPVSDLENTPDSVFCAHGAGYPVAWDQVPDAAHLPYTYH from the coding sequence ATGAAACATATTGTAGCGGGAATCGTTGCACACGTTGATGCCGGTAAAACAACGCTTTCCGAAGCTCTTTTATACAAAGCCGGACAATTACGAAAACTAGGACGAGTCGACAATGGCAATGCATTCTTAGATTCTGATGACCTGGAAAAGAAGCGTGGCATTACAATTTTCTCTCATCAAGCTAATTTAAAGTATGATAATTTACAATTAACTTTACTTGATACTCCTGGACACGTCGATTTTGCTTCCCAAACCGAACAAGTTCTCAGCGTTTTGGATTACGCTATTTTAGTAGTCTCCGCTACCGATGGTGTTCAAGGCTATACCAGAACTCTTTGGAATCTTTTACAACGATATCAAATACCAACTTTTATTTTTGTAAACAAAATGGATTCAATTGGCGTCGAACAAAAGAAAACACTCGTCAATTTACAAAAGAATTTATCTAAGGGCTGTATTGCCTTTAATGCTCCTAACGATAAACTTTCGGAAGAAACGCTTGAAGAGATAGCTCTTCAAGATGATGATATTCTCAATAATTTCTTGGAGACAGGTTCTATCTCCTCAGATATTATTCAAAATATGATCAAACAACGTCAAGTTTTTCCTTGCTTCTTTGGATCGGCTTTAAAACTTTCTGGAATTGATGAATTTCTAAATGGTTTTGAAAATTGGACTCAAGAAACTAAGTACTCTAATGAATTTGGAGCTAAAGTTTTTAAAATTTCTCATGATGAAAAAGCTGAACGTCTGACTTGGGTCAAAGTTACTGGTGGAACCTTACATAATAAAGCCGTCCTCTTCAACGAGCAAAAGGCCAATCAAGTACGTGTCTACAACGGTGCTAAATTTGAGACTACTCAAGAAGTCCCTGCCGGATTCGTCTGCGCAATTACCGGTTTAGATAAAACTTATCCAGGCTTAGGTTTGGGAAAACAAACTAATTCTCAGCAACCTACTATTCAACCCGTCTTAAATTACACGGTCAATCCTAAAGACAACGACCTTCACACTTGCCTAACTGCCTTGAGACAATTGGAAGATGAAGACCCTCAATTGCACGTTGCTTGGTCCAATCATCTTCAAGAGATCCGTGTTCAAATCATGGGTGAAGTCCAACTGGAAATTTTACAACAAATATTGTTAGACAGATTCGACTTGGATATTAATTTTGATGAAGGCAGTATCCTTTATAAAGAAACGATTACTAAAAAAGTCGAAGGCGTCGGTCATTTTGAGCCACTACGTCACTATGCAGAAGTCCATTTGTTACTAGAACCTAATCCAAATCATGGTTTAAGTCTCGATTCACACTGTAATTTAGATGTGCTCGCTCGCAATTGGCAACACCAAGTCCTCACTAACCTTAAAGCTAAAGAACACTTGGGAGTCTTAATAGGTGCACCGATCACTGATATGAAAATCACTTTGATCAATGGCAAAGCTAATAACGTCCACTCTGTCGGTGGTGATTTTCGAGAAGCTACCTGGCGAGCTGTTAGACAAGGTCTGATGATGTTAAAGAAACAAGATGCCTGTCAATTATTGGAACCTTGGTACCAATTCCGATTAGAAATCACTCAAGATCAAGTTGGTCGAGCCATGAATGACATCCAAAAGATGCACGGTACCTTTAACGATCCTGATGTTCTGACTGACAATACTCAATTGGCAGTTTTGACTGGGTTCGCCCCTGTTTCAGAAATGCAGGGTTATTCCAAGGAAGTTACAGCTTATACTCATGGTCAAGGACACCTTGAGGTCATTGTCGATAAATTCCGTCCTTGTCATAACGAAGAAGAGATTATCATTGATCGTGACTATCATCCCGTTTCCGACTTAGAAAATACTCCTGATTCAGTCTTTTGTGCTCACGGTGCCGGTTATCCAGTTGCTTGGGATCAAGTACCAGACGCTGCTCATTTACCATATACTTATCATTAA
- a CDS encoding FAD-binding oxidoreductase — translation MLKKHPLSLYLVWIAILVLLPLPLIIILNSALVDSPSRLAIYDAGVIAYTWWLGIVFLSTRPRWLDRLIGLPAMYFIHGMVGVLALVVATIHVQLSFSMHAIIRNTGHIAWYLAIFGVLYASFFLSGWLVDRFPIAQKLKNKLQFFFKYQLSIWIHRLNFVMIGLIWLHVQVIPRISSITAFVVVFDIYTVVSLGTYAWYKFVSPSSEKRSGQVLCNSQVSDHVRQLHIQLGPDSAKVLPGDFYFLSFPKVAGVSKESHPFSVTDIQKSKSKREITFTIQTSGDFTKSLSRVSEGDRVNLEGPFGRFDKIISGDSDKTPLVLIGMGTGLAPLVDITRAYSKIRATHLMWSLHEEETDIFDEQLASLNIQASKLKFEKHLHRFKLDDYQNLLTQTEIKRGRFIIVGPARGVLETEKILHSLGVSRSHLTDERLTM, via the coding sequence ATGTTAAAAAAACATCCATTATCGTTGTATCTAGTTTGGATAGCTATCTTAGTTCTATTGCCATTACCACTGATAATAATTTTGAATTCAGCTTTGGTTGATTCACCAAGTCGTTTAGCAATCTATGATGCAGGTGTGATTGCCTACACTTGGTGGTTGGGAATCGTTTTTTTATCAACGCGTCCCAGATGGCTTGATCGCTTAATCGGTTTACCAGCAATGTATTTTATCCACGGGATGGTCGGGGTCTTGGCTTTAGTGGTGGCTACGATACATGTTCAGTTATCTTTTTCGATGCATGCGATAATTCGAAATACTGGTCACATTGCTTGGTATTTGGCGATATTTGGAGTGTTATATGCTTCTTTTTTTCTATCAGGTTGGTTGGTGGATCGATTTCCAATAGCTCAGAAATTGAAGAATAAATTACAGTTCTTCTTTAAATATCAACTTTCTATTTGGATCCATCGTCTAAATTTTGTAATGATTGGGTTGATTTGGCTACATGTTCAAGTCATTCCCCGAATTAGTAGTATTACGGCGTTTGTTGTTGTTTTTGATATTTATACAGTGGTCAGTTTAGGAACGTATGCTTGGTATAAATTTGTTTCGCCTAGTTCTGAGAAAAGAAGTGGACAGGTTTTATGCAATAGCCAGGTGAGCGATCATGTTCGTCAGTTACATATTCAATTAGGTCCTGATTCTGCGAAAGTTTTACCGGGAGATTTTTACTTTTTGAGTTTTCCTAAAGTAGCAGGTGTCTCCAAAGAATCACATCCATTTTCTGTAACGGATATTCAAAAAAGTAAGTCTAAAAGAGAGATCACTTTCACAATTCAAACGAGTGGTGACTTTACGAAATCGTTAAGTAGGGTCAGTGAGGGAGACAGGGTTAATTTAGAAGGTCCCTTTGGTAGGTTCGATAAAATTATTAGTGGAGATTCAGATAAGACCCCTCTAGTCTTAATCGGAATGGGGACTGGATTAGCACCCTTAGTAGATATTACCAGAGCTTATTCTAAAATTCGTGCAACCCATTTAATGTGGAGTTTGCACGAAGAAGAGACGGATATATTTGATGAACAGCTAGCTTCATTGAATATTCAGGCGTCAAAGTTAAAATTTGAAAAGCACTTACATCGGTTTAAATTAGATGATTATCAAAATTTATTAACACAAACTGAGATCAAAAGAGGCCGGTTCATAATTGTAGGACCAGCTAGAGGAGTTTTAGAAACTGAAAAAATATTGCATAGTCTGGGTGTTAGTCGCAGTCATTTGACAGATGAACGTTTGACAATGTAA
- the hflX gene encoding GTPase HflX, with protein sequence MTESKLTFEKTRVIVAGVSHLQPDFEYTMQELASLVEANNMEVADTITQKSDTVSGATYFGSGKVTEIKEIANADDVNIIVLNDELTPSQIRNLEKETKLSFMDRTELILQVFSNRAQTKQAKLQVEIAKLQYQLPRIHPSGNPLDQQSASGGLANRGAGESKLELDRRVIRKRITALRNELKTVDKTVDVQSRRRTNTTLPLVSLVGYTNAGKSTTMNGLLNFNKEDSEDRKVFEKNMLFATLDTSVRRIDLEDNSSFLLSDTVGFVSKLPHNLVESFKTTLKEAQDADILIQVIDVSDEHWQNMLEVTEQTLKEIGVVDKPMIYAFNKADLKKGQQFPTIEGDNIYYSALDKKSIALLVQLIKQKIFADYKQTELLIPYSDQKITEEILRNSQIVKKEFTNDGSLITANLSPKELEKFNKYIETESSF encoded by the coding sequence ATGACTGAATCTAAATTAACATTTGAAAAAACACGCGTCATCGTTGCCGGGGTTAGCCACTTACAACCTGATTTCGAATACACGATGCAAGAACTCGCCTCATTAGTCGAGGCCAACAATATGGAAGTTGCTGATACGATTACACAAAAATCGGACACTGTCAGTGGAGCCACTTACTTTGGTTCTGGTAAGGTTACTGAGATCAAAGAGATCGCCAATGCTGACGATGTTAACATTATCGTTTTAAATGACGAATTGACACCTTCCCAAATCAGAAACTTGGAAAAAGAAACTAAATTGAGTTTCATGGATCGAACAGAACTGATCCTCCAAGTTTTTTCCAATCGAGCTCAAACGAAACAAGCTAAACTCCAAGTTGAAATTGCTAAACTTCAATATCAATTACCAAGGATTCATCCCTCTGGTAATCCATTGGATCAACAGTCTGCTTCCGGTGGTTTAGCCAACCGTGGTGCTGGTGAATCGAAGTTGGAACTGGATCGTCGAGTTATCCGCAAACGGATCACAGCCCTTAGAAACGAACTAAAAACCGTCGACAAAACCGTTGATGTTCAAAGTCGTCGTCGAACTAACACGACTTTACCTCTAGTCTCTTTAGTTGGTTATACCAACGCTGGTAAATCGACAACTATGAACGGCTTATTGAATTTTAATAAGGAAGACTCAGAAGATCGGAAAGTCTTTGAAAAAAATATGCTCTTCGCCACACTAGATACCAGTGTTCGAAGAATTGACTTAGAAGATAATTCAAGCTTTCTTCTCTCCGATACAGTTGGATTCGTTAGCAAATTGCCCCATAATCTAGTTGAGTCCTTCAAGACAACCTTGAAAGAAGCTCAAGACGCTGATATTTTGATTCAAGTAATTGATGTCAGTGACGAGCATTGGCAAAATATGTTGGAAGTTACTGAACAAACTCTAAAAGAAATTGGTGTCGTTGATAAACCAATGATTTATGCTTTCAACAAAGCTGATCTCAAAAAGGGTCAACAATTTCCAACCATCGAAGGCGACAATATTTATTACTCAGCTCTCGATAAGAAGTCAATTGCCCTCTTAGTCCAGTTGATCAAACAAAAGATTTTTGCCGATTATAAACAAACCGAACTTCTAATTCCTTACAGCGATCAAAAAATTACTGAAGAAATTTTAAGAAATTCTCAAATCGTCAAAAAAGAATTTACCAACGACGGTTCTTTAATTACCGCCAATCTTAGCCCCAAAGAATTAGAAAAATTTAATAAATATATCGAAACAGAGTCATCTTTTTAA
- a CDS encoding ABC transporter ATP-binding protein: MEKILEVKDLHVDFDTYNGVVHAIRGVNFHLNAGETLAIVGESGSGKSITVRSILQLLAKNGTISKGEVLYHGDDLLQKSDKEMDKIRGNKISMIFQDPMTSLDPTMTIGKQVAEPLLIHNNVSKKDALKRAEEVLRLVGIPNPKARMKDYPHQFSGGQRQRIVIAIAIVDYPEILIADEPTTALDVTVQAQIIDLLRELQQKIGTSIIFITHDLGVVAGIADRVAVMYAGRFVEYGSVDDVFYNPQHPYTWGLLDSMPTLDTSETDRLNSIPGTPPNLLNPPKGDAFAPRNAYAMEIDEEQQPPFFKVSKHHYAATWLLHPNAPKVTPPAGILNRYEKFKKLGGNVK, translated from the coding sequence ATGGAGAAAATTCTAGAAGTAAAAGACCTGCATGTTGATTTTGACACCTACAATGGTGTCGTTCATGCTATCCGTGGTGTTAATTTCCATTTAAATGCCGGTGAAACCTTAGCTATCGTTGGTGAATCTGGTTCTGGTAAATCCATCACGGTTCGTTCAATACTACAATTATTAGCCAAGAACGGAACAATTTCTAAGGGGGAGGTTCTCTATCACGGAGACGACCTCTTACAAAAAAGCGACAAGGAAATGGACAAGATCCGTGGGAATAAAATCTCAATGATCTTCCAAGATCCTATGACCTCGCTTGACCCTACTATGACAATCGGTAAGCAAGTTGCTGAGCCTTTGTTGATCCACAATAACGTTTCTAAAAAAGACGCTCTAAAGCGTGCTGAGGAAGTTCTACGCTTAGTTGGTATTCCTAACCCTAAAGCTAGAATGAAAGATTACCCTCACCAATTTTCTGGTGGACAAAGACAACGTATCGTCATCGCGATTGCTATCGTTGACTATCCTGAAATTCTAATTGCTGATGAGCCAACTACAGCTTTGGATGTTACCGTTCAAGCTCAAATCATTGATTTATTAAGGGAACTTCAACAAAAAATCGGTACTTCTATCATCTTTATCACCCATGATTTAGGTGTTGTTGCTGGTATTGCTGATCGTGTGGCTGTTATGTATGCTGGACGTTTCGTTGAATATGGTTCAGTCGATGACGTCTTCTACAATCCACAACATCCCTATACTTGGGGGTTGTTGGATTCAATGCCTACTTTGGACACTAGTGAAACTGATCGTTTGAATTCTATTCCTGGTACGCCACCAAACCTTTTGAATCCACCCAAGGGAGATGCCTTTGCTCCTCGTAATGCTTACGCTATGGAAATTGATGAAGAACAACAACCACCATTCTTCAAAGTTTCCAAGCACCATTACGCAGCAACTTGGCTATTACATCCCAATGCACCAAAAGTTACACCACCAGCAGGTATTCTTAACCGCTACGAAAAATTTAAAAAGTTAGGAGGCAATGTGAAATAA